A genomic region of Ewingella sp. CoE-038-23 contains the following coding sequences:
- a CDS encoding ABC transporter permease, whose protein sequence is MSAIITQLPRRKPRTLRFFRWLWRHPAVTFGCLIVGAIVLVGIFAPWLTRHDPYAQDLIDTLLAPSADHLFGTDDYGRDIFARVIYGARISIIEVVLSVGLAMLIGIPLGVIAGMVGRYVDMVIMWFMDMLFAFPGIVLAILVVSILGGGLVNLLIAISLFAIPVYARLSRNLTLGLKQMEYVEAAQALGLSHYRIIVHYILRNAVGPIIVQSTLTAGTVILAAASLSFLGLGVQPPMPEWGTMMSDGRNFLGINIYLSLFPGLAIMLTVLGFNVLGDGLRDLLDTRS, encoded by the coding sequence ATGTCTGCCATTATCACGCAACTACCCCGTCGCAAGCCGCGCACGCTGCGGTTCTTCCGCTGGTTATGGCGTCATCCGGCGGTGACCTTTGGCTGTCTGATTGTCGGCGCGATTGTTTTAGTCGGTATTTTCGCGCCGTGGCTCACCCGTCACGATCCCTACGCGCAGGACTTGATTGATACCCTCCTCGCCCCTTCGGCGGACCACCTGTTTGGCACCGACGACTATGGTCGTGATATTTTCGCTCGGGTAATTTACGGCGCGCGGATTTCCATTATCGAAGTGGTGCTGAGCGTCGGTTTGGCGATGCTTATCGGCATCCCGCTGGGGGTGATCGCCGGGATGGTCGGGCGCTATGTCGATATGGTCATCATGTGGTTTATGGACATGCTGTTTGCCTTCCCCGGCATCGTGTTGGCGATTTTGGTGGTCAGCATTCTGGGCGGCGGATTGGTCAACTTGCTGATTGCCATCTCGCTGTTCGCCATTCCGGTTTATGCCCGCCTCAGCCGCAACCTGACTCTCGGCCTAAAGCAGATGGAATACGTCGAGGCAGCGCAGGCACTCGGCTTGTCACACTACCGGATTATCGTGCACTACATTCTGCGCAACGCCGTCGGGCCGATTATTGTCCAATCAACCCTGACTGCCGGTACGGTGATTTTGGCCGCAGCTAGCCTCTCGTTTCTTGGCCTAGGCGTGCAGCCACCCATGCCGGAATGGGGTACTATGATGAGCGATGGCCGAAACTTCCTCGGCATAAATATTTACCTTTCGCTGTTCCCCGGTCTGGCTATCATGCTGACGGTGCTCGGATTTAACGTCCTGGGCGATGGATTACGCGATTTACTGGATACCCGCTCATGA
- a CDS encoding ABC transporter permease: MKAYLAKKLIAFPVILIGVSMLIFGSIRALPGDPARLMAGPEATQEAVDNMRVRLGLDQPIVTQYVHFATDVLHGNLGLSLQSQQPVTQEIGERLPYTLALAVLAYFLAVVIGVPAGMIGAVYRNRWPDYGVMLLAIAGASIANFWLGLMAMNYFSVSLGWLPLLGATSWKSYILPSVTLAVLPMAVMARMTRSSMLDVLSEDYIRTARAKGLSAVTIYCSHAFRNALIPIVTIVALNFGSLIGGAVVTESVFNWPGIGRLLVDSVRYRDYPVIQGVALVAVCGVVVMNLLGELLIAFLNPKIRFD; encoded by the coding sequence ATGAAAGCTTATCTGGCAAAAAAACTCATCGCCTTCCCGGTCATTCTGATCGGCGTGTCGATGCTGATTTTTGGGTCTATCCGCGCGCTGCCGGGCGACCCGGCGCGCCTGATGGCCGGGCCGGAAGCAACGCAGGAAGCGGTGGACAATATGCGCGTGCGCCTTGGGTTGGATCAGCCGATCGTCACCCAGTACGTGCATTTTGCCACCGACGTTTTGCACGGGAATCTCGGGCTGTCCCTGCAGTCGCAGCAGCCCGTGACGCAGGAGATCGGCGAGCGCCTGCCCTATACGCTAGCACTCGCCGTGCTGGCCTACTTTTTGGCGGTGGTGATTGGCGTCCCCGCCGGGATGATTGGCGCGGTGTATCGCAATCGCTGGCCGGACTACGGCGTGATGCTGCTGGCGATTGCCGGGGCTTCTATTGCTAACTTCTGGCTCGGGCTGATGGCGATGAACTACTTCTCGGTGTCGCTCGGCTGGCTGCCGCTGCTCGGCGCGACCTCGTGGAAGAGTTACATCCTGCCGTCGGTGACGCTGGCGGTGTTACCTATGGCGGTGATGGCGCGCATGACCCGCTCGAGCATGCTCGACGTGCTGTCGGAGGACTACATCCGCACCGCGCGCGCCAAAGGGCTGTCCGCCGTCACCATCTATTGCAGCCACGCGTTTCGCAACGCGCTGATCCCGATTGTCACCATTGTCGCCCTCAACTTCGGCAGCCTGATTGGCGGCGCGGTGGTCACCGAGTCGGTGTTTAACTGGCCGGGCATCGGGCGTCTGTTGGTGGACTCGGTGCGCTATCGCGATTACCCGGTTATTCAGGGCGTGGCGCTGGTCGCAGTGTGCGGCGTGGTGGTGATGAATCTGCTCGGCGAGCTGTTGATTGCCTTCTTGAATCCAAAAATAAGGTTCGATTAA